The proteins below are encoded in one region of Vespula pensylvanica isolate Volc-1 chromosome 4, ASM1446617v1, whole genome shotgun sequence:
- the LOC122628574 gene encoding uncharacterized protein LOC122628574, translating to IYHTSNERNIHVFSLFQTLAKWHAKSLSIKLKDCENFEKLASPLKENIFPVDLNVAVGKTLESGLISATDHLESIKLQTAELEKAIEYVKSLKNNCYDVIAKLLSLPKDRYFTICHGDAWINNILYKYDKNGKLLDIKFVDFQLSRHTSVALDFHYFVYSSVKSCIIEDKYDNLIELYHCTFVEKLKEYGVSEVDLKNLTIEWFKLELKKFSLYGLVTSFWLIHIVLANESNVVDMDKMTVKDIEDMEFFNKAIDATKAERFKLITLHYLRMYVQ from the coding sequence atttatcacacaagtaatgaaagaaatattcacgttttttctctctttcagacACTGGCGAAGTGGCATGCGAAGTCtctatcgataaaattgaaGGATTgtgaaaactttgaaaaattgGCAAGTCCATTGAAGGAAAACATTTTTCCGGTAGATTTGAATGTCGCCGTTGGTAAGACCCTTGAAAGCGGTCTGATTAGTGCAACCGATCATTTGGAATCAATAAAACTTCAAACGGCAGAGTTAGAAAAGGCGATAGAGTATGTGAAATCTCTCAAAAATAATTGCTACGATGTAATAGCAAAGTTGCTCTCCTTACCGAAAGATAGGTATTTCACTATTTGTCATGGGGATGCATGGATAAACAACATCCTTTACAAGTACGATAAGAACGGTAAACTGCTTGATATCAAATTCGTTGATTTTCAATTATCTCGGCATACATCTGTCGCCCTTGACTTCCATTATTTCGTGTACTCAAGCGTAAAATCTTGCATAATTGaagataaatatgataatttgaTCGAGCTTTATCACTGTACATTTGTGGAAAAGCTTAAAGAGTATGGCGTTTCCGAGGTAGATCTTAAGAATTTGACCATAGAATGGTTCAAGTTGGAATTGAAGAAGTTTAGCTTGTACGGATTGGTCACTTCATTCTGGTTGATTCATATAGTACTCGCTAATGAAAGCAATGTTGTAGATATGGATAAAATGACTGTCAAGGATATAGAAGACatggaattttttaataaggcAATAGATGCAACGAAAGCCGAGAGATTTAAATTGATAACTTTACATTATCTTCGAATGTATGTGCAATAG